From Polaribacter butkevichii, a single genomic window includes:
- a CDS encoding type III pantothenate kinase, with translation MNIAIDIGNTRVKSAVFEEDKLVELYVFDKENIISEIKKILEKNIISKGVISNVASVSDKMMEELKAIVNLQVVSASSKVPFINLYKTPKTLGVDRIALVAGAVFEYPQKNVLIIDAGTCITFDFVNKKSEYLGGAISPGIKMRFAALNHFTANLPLLEKEEVVSFIGGNTNESMNSGVVNGVIQEIEGVINQYKKKYIDLTVVLTGGDTNFLSKQLKSSIFANQNFVLQGLNRILIFNIDK, from the coding sequence ATGAATATAGCTATTGATATAGGTAATACAAGAGTTAAGTCTGCTGTTTTTGAAGAAGATAAGCTCGTAGAATTGTATGTTTTTGATAAAGAAAATATAATTTCAGAAATTAAAAAAATTTTAGAAAAAAATATAATTTCTAAAGGAGTTATTTCAAATGTGGCATCTGTATCAGATAAAATGATGGAAGAGTTGAAAGCAATAGTAAATCTTCAAGTGGTTTCAGCTTCATCTAAAGTTCCTTTTATTAATTTATATAAAACTCCAAAAACCTTAGGGGTAGACAGAATTGCATTAGTTGCAGGTGCTGTATTTGAATACCCACAAAAAAACGTATTAATAATTGATGCTGGTACTTGTATTACTTTTGATTTTGTAAATAAAAAATCAGAGTATTTAGGAGGTGCCATATCTCCAGGAATAAAAATGAGATTTGCTGCCTTAAACCATTTTACTGCAAATTTACCTTTATTAGAAAAAGAAGAAGTTGTTAGTTTTATAGGAGGTAATACAAATGAGAGTATGAATTCTGGTGTTGTAAATGGTGTAATTCAAGAAATAGAAGGTGTAATTAATCAATATAAAAAGAAATATATAGATTTAACAGTGGTTTTAACAGGAGGAGACACAAATTTCTTGTCAAAGCAATTAAAAAGTAGCATATTTGCCAATCAAAATTTTGTCCTTCAAGGATTAAATAGAATATTGATATTTAATATAGACAAATGA
- a CDS encoding tetratricopeptide repeat protein, with translation MKKITFLLAAMLLLASAKTNAQDDAKRECTIKYNLFKGDYQSKKYEEAYKNWIFLMDNCKDLSVNIYKLGSTLAEDVRKDPVLAKRVYEQRLQYFPKSNPAKLHSDYATYLLDNKLASDDEVFSILEKGYNIDPTKMGVKNLYIYFQGVTDRNKDTNPQKVFDTYDDVLESVSSKLEGYAAKLKELSKDSVANKKLIHAYSTNSRALGTVEGGLDNIISEIATCERLIPIYKRDFEENKNNAIWLKRSVSRMFNKDCQEDPLYQKLVRAYAEASPSPEAYSFLASVLEDNGDTAGANSMRQKSFDLETDPLKKAKYKLKFAHAAKVRGQFSKARSLAREALSYNPNFGKAYLFIGSLYASSVNNCGENEFEKRMVYVAALRQAQRAAAVDPSISSAAGKYIRSYRGNVPSKKVVFTAGVNPGSSYTIKCWIGETVSVPN, from the coding sequence ATGAAGAAAATTACGTTTTTACTAGCTGCAATGTTATTATTAGCCTCAGCAAAAACAAATGCGCAAGATGATGCAAAAAGAGAATGTACCATTAAATATAATCTTTTTAAAGGAGATTATCAATCCAAAAAATATGAAGAAGCATATAAAAATTGGATTTTTTTAATGGACAATTGTAAAGATTTATCTGTAAATATTTATAAATTAGGTTCTACACTAGCAGAAGATGTTAGAAAAGACCCTGTTTTAGCAAAAAGAGTTTACGAACAAAGATTACAATACTTCCCAAAATCTAATCCTGCAAAATTACATAGTGATTATGCTACTTATTTGTTAGATAATAAATTAGCTTCTGATGATGAGGTGTTTTCAATTTTAGAAAAAGGATATAATATAGATCCAACTAAAATGGGTGTAAAAAACTTGTATATTTATTTTCAGGGAGTTACAGATAGAAATAAGGATACTAATCCTCAAAAAGTTTTTGATACTTATGATGATGTTTTAGAATCTGTAAGCTCTAAATTAGAAGGCTATGCAGCTAAACTTAAAGAACTTTCTAAAGATTCTGTAGCTAATAAAAAATTGATACATGCATATTCTACAAACTCTAGAGCTTTAGGTACTGTAGAAGGAGGTTTAGATAATATTATATCTGAAATAGCAACTTGTGAAAGATTAATACCAATTTACAAAAGAGATTTTGAAGAAAATAAAAACAATGCAATTTGGTTAAAAAGATCAGTTTCTAGAATGTTTAATAAAGACTGTCAAGAAGATCCTTTATACCAAAAATTAGTAAGAGCTTATGCAGAGGCTTCTCCTTCACCAGAAGCATATTCTTTCTTAGCTAGTGTTTTAGAAGATAATGGAGATACTGCAGGAGCAAATTCAATGAGACAAAAATCTTTTGATTTAGAAACAGACCCGTTAAAGAAAGCAAAATATAAATTAAAATTTGCTCACGCAGCTAAAGTTAGAGGCCAGTTTAGTAAGGCAAGAAGTTTAGCAAGAGAGGCATTAAGTTATAACCCTAACTTTGGTAAAGCTTATTTATTTATTGGAAGTTTATATGCATCTAGTGTAAATAATTGTGGAGAAAACGAGTTCGAAAAGAGAATGGTATATGTTGCAGCTTTAAGACAAGCACAAAGAGCAGCAGCTGTAGATCCAAGTATTTCTTCGGCAGCAGGAAAATATATTAGAAGTTATAGAGGAAATGTACCAAGTAAAAAAGTTGTTTTTACTGCAGGTGTAAATCCTGGTAGTAGTTATACTATAAAATGTTGGATAGGAGAAACAGTAAGTGTTCCTAATTAA
- the lptC gene encoding LPS export ABC transporter periplasmic protein LptC: MNNYKKILHKSIAVLSVTVMLFSCSNNTKEVRDFLASKNLPIAVAKDAFHVYKDSGRITSKLFAPVMYDFSNRKQQPYNEFPKGIKIINFDGKDSVTITGNYALSYSNTLISEIKGNVIVVNPKENSKLETEQLFWDQNTKYFFSEKPFTLTTLKDTIYGIGFECKEDLSKHLAKKTTGKLLTSEE, encoded by the coding sequence GTGAATAACTATAAAAAAATATTACATAAAAGCATTGCTGTACTTTCTGTTACAGTAATGCTTTTTTCTTGCTCTAACAATACAAAAGAAGTTAGAGATTTTTTGGCTTCAAAAAATTTGCCAATAGCGGTTGCTAAAGATGCTTTTCATGTATACAAAGATTCAGGTAGAATAACATCAAAATTATTTGCACCTGTTATGTATGATTTTAGTAATAGAAAACAACAACCTTATAATGAGTTTCCTAAAGGAATTAAAATTATAAATTTTGATGGAAAAGATTCTGTCACCATTACAGGTAATTATGCATTGTCTTATTCTAATACGCTAATTTCTGAAATTAAAGGAAATGTAATTGTAGTTAATCCTAAAGAAAACTCTAAGTTAGAAACAGAACAATTATTTTGGGATCAAAATACCAAATATTTTTTCTCAGAAAAACCATTTACTTTAACAACTTTAAAGGATACTATTTATGGTATTGGTTTTGAGTGTAAAGAAGACTTAAGCAAGCATTTAGCAAAGAAAACAACAGGAAAGTTACTAACATCAGAAGAATAA
- a CDS encoding hemolysin family protein produces MEIEVIIILISIILSAFFSGMEIAFVSANKLHIELEKKREGFIPNILNKITQKSSKFITTMLVGNNIALVIYSYYMGRFLLRLLPINTFNDFSILLLQTIVSTIVILITAEFLPKAIFRIYANEVLKLFAVPAYVFYVLFHFFSEFITHISDFFLRVFFKTNAEEQQTEFSKEELGYYITEQLETGNIDDEVDSEIQIFQNALDFHNVKAREVMVPRTEIVAVELHEKVTNLKNIFIDSGLSKILVYKSSLDDVIGYINAFELFKKPKTIKSILLPVEIVPESMMINHILNSLMKKRKSVAVVVDEYGGTSGMITVEDIVEELFGEIEDEHDNQEFLEKKISETEFNFSARLEVDYLNEEYNLNIPKAEAYETLGGFIIEHTENIPEENEVVDIEDFEIKILKMSSAKIEEVRLKIVDEDA; encoded by the coding sequence ATGGAAATTGAAGTCATAATTATTCTAATCTCAATTATCCTTTCCGCATTTTTTTCGGGAATGGAAATTGCATTTGTTTCGGCAAATAAACTTCATATAGAATTAGAGAAGAAAAGAGAGGGTTTTATTCCTAATATTCTTAATAAAATCACCCAGAAATCATCAAAATTTATTACCACAATGTTAGTTGGTAACAACATAGCTTTGGTAATTTATAGTTATTATATGGGGCGTTTTTTACTTAGGTTGCTGCCAATAAATACGTTTAATGATTTTTCTATTCTTCTTTTACAAACCATTGTTTCTACCATAGTAATTTTAATTACTGCAGAATTTTTGCCAAAAGCTATTTTTAGAATTTATGCAAATGAGGTTTTAAAATTGTTTGCGGTACCCGCGTATGTTTTTTATGTTTTGTTTCATTTCTTTTCTGAATTTATCACGCATATCTCAGATTTTTTTCTGCGTGTTTTTTTTAAAACAAATGCAGAAGAACAGCAAACGGAGTTTAGTAAAGAAGAATTAGGTTATTATATTACAGAACAATTAGAAACAGGTAATATTGATGATGAAGTAGATTCTGAAATTCAAATATTTCAAAATGCACTAGATTTTCATAATGTAAAGGCTAGAGAAGTAATGGTGCCTAGAACCGAAATTGTAGCTGTAGAACTTCATGAAAAAGTAACCAACCTAAAAAATATATTTATAGACTCTGGTTTGTCTAAAATACTGGTTTATAAATCTTCTTTAGACGATGTAATTGGTTATATAAATGCATTCGAATTATTTAAGAAACCTAAAACTATAAAATCTATTTTATTACCAGTAGAGATTGTACCAGAATCTATGATGATAAATCATATTTTAAATAGTTTAATGAAAAAACGTAAAAGCGTTGCTGTTGTTGTTGATGAATATGGTGGTACTTCTGGGATGATTACTGTAGAAGATATTGTAGAAGAATTATTTGGAGAAATAGAAGATGAACACGATAATCAAGAGTTTTTAGAAAAGAAAATATCTGAAACAGAGTTTAATTTTTCTGCAAGATTAGAAGTAGATTATTTAAATGAAGAGTATAATTTAAACATACCAAAGGCAGAAGCATACGAAACTTTAGGAGGTTTTATTATAGAACATACAGAAAATATTCCGGAAGAAAATGAAGTGGTTGATATTGAGGATTTTGAAATTAAAATCTTAAAAATGAGTAGTGCAAAAATAGAAGAAGTCCGTCTAAAAATAGTGGATGAAGATGCTTAA